From Streptomyces durmitorensis, a single genomic window includes:
- a CDS encoding serine/threonine-protein kinase, whose amino-acid sequence MVDQLTQHDPRRIGPFEVLGRLGAGGMGLVYLARSASGRRVAIKTVRTELAEDQLFRVRFTREVEAARAVSGFYTAAVVDADPRAAVPWLATAYVPAPSLEEIVNEHGPLPTQAVRWLAAGVAEALESIHGAGLVHRDLKPSNVLVVEDGPRVIDFGIASGVSNTRLTMTNVAVGTPAYMSPEQAKDSRSVTGASDVFSLGSMLVFAATGHAPFHGANPVETVFMLLREGPDLEGLPDELRPLIETCMQMEAVLRPSPADLQAQLAPHLFASESEDGDSGTASAWLPERAVALIEARRGGRPPVRAALASSGRSGGRGGAPAVAPPPPRHAPPVPPTQPPPFGGVPDAGPVHLAGAKVPIGPGPRVADARAAAVSLPPADGGLAASWSRSKAAANGVDPVVPAPTVAPDAGSSWRPWRFRMSNDVWGTPAVAGNLVYVTSFEVHALDVGTGRRSFKTRDVAWSMAVADGRIHASDGPTLYALDGADGNDLWRLSTDAWVYSLQADRGTVVTGTRGGGVQAWEAANGEKLWEITGAQTDFETPEAGPVVHDGTVYVWKDARLRALEARTGDERWSYPIGDAASCGGVPVRLAPAQDGYVYVSAGSRVLAIDVAAGHVRWHFEAPAAFLCPPTFAPGPAVTGGGVYLADYLGTVYALDAADGRDRWRIATESRASIEPVLVADGHVHVGSGKGLYTLDAVTGTPKWRFQAGGEVVGAPVVADRRIHFGSTDHLLYTLKADDGRLRWKLATGGEITGAPVVRDGVVYACSKDRCVYALDAERGTGTARS is encoded by the coding sequence GTGGTGGATCAGCTGACGCAGCACGATCCGAGGCGGATCGGCCCGTTCGAGGTGCTCGGCCGGCTCGGAGCCGGTGGCATGGGCCTTGTCTACCTCGCGCGCTCCGCGTCAGGTCGGCGCGTGGCGATCAAGACGGTGCGGACCGAGCTCGCCGAGGACCAGCTGTTCCGCGTCCGCTTCACGCGTGAGGTCGAGGCGGCACGGGCCGTGTCCGGCTTCTACACGGCCGCCGTCGTGGACGCCGACCCGCGTGCGGCCGTGCCGTGGCTGGCCACCGCGTACGTGCCCGCTCCCTCGCTCGAAGAAATAGTGAATGAACACGGGCCGCTGCCCACGCAGGCCGTGCGCTGGCTCGCCGCGGGCGTCGCCGAGGCCCTGGAGTCCATCCACGGCGCGGGCCTCGTCCACCGTGACCTCAAGCCGTCGAACGTCCTCGTGGTGGAGGACGGACCGCGCGTGATCGACTTCGGCATCGCGTCCGGCGTCTCCAACACCCGGCTGACCATGACGAACGTCGCCGTGGGCACCCCCGCGTACATGTCGCCCGAGCAGGCGAAGGACTCACGCAGCGTGACCGGCGCGAGCGACGTCTTCTCGCTCGGCTCGATGCTCGTCTTCGCCGCCACCGGGCACGCGCCCTTCCACGGGGCCAACCCCGTCGAGACCGTCTTCATGCTGCTCCGGGAAGGCCCTGACCTGGAGGGACTCCCGGACGAGCTGCGCCCGCTCATCGAGACGTGCATGCAGATGGAGGCGGTCCTGCGGCCGAGCCCCGCCGACCTCCAGGCCCAGCTCGCCCCGCACCTCTTCGCCTCCGAGAGCGAGGACGGCGACAGCGGCACGGCGTCCGCGTGGCTGCCCGAGCGGGCCGTCGCGCTGATCGAGGCCCGCCGTGGCGGCCGTCCGCCCGTGCGGGCCGCGCTCGCCTCCTCCGGGCGCAGCGGCGGCCGTGGCGGCGCCCCCGCCGTCGCACCGCCGCCTCCGCGGCACGCACCGCCGGTGCCGCCGACGCAGCCGCCGCCCTTCGGGGGCGTGCCGGACGCAGGGCCCGTGCACCTGGCCGGGGCGAAGGTGCCGATCGGTCCAGGGCCGAGGGTGGCCGACGCGCGCGCCGCCGCCGTAAGCCTGCCGCCCGCCGACGGAGGCCTCGCCGCCTCGTGGTCGCGGTCCAAGGCCGCGGCGAACGGCGTCGACCCCGTGGTGCCCGCGCCCACCGTCGCGCCGGATGCCGGGTCCTCGTGGCGGCCGTGGCGGTTCCGGATGTCGAACGACGTGTGGGGGACGCCCGCCGTCGCGGGGAACCTCGTGTACGTCACGTCCTTCGAGGTCCACGCCCTGGACGTCGGCACGGGCCGCCGCAGCTTCAAGACGCGGGACGTCGCCTGGTCCATGGCGGTCGCCGACGGACGTATCCACGCATCCGACGGCCCCACGCTGTACGCCCTGGACGGCGCCGACGGCAACGACCTGTGGCGCCTGTCGACCGACGCCTGGGTGTACTCCCTCCAGGCCGACCGCGGCACCGTCGTCACCGGGACGCGCGGCGGCGGCGTACAGGCCTGGGAGGCCGCGAACGGCGAGAAGCTCTGGGAGATCACCGGGGCCCAGACCGACTTCGAGACCCCCGAGGCGGGACCCGTCGTCCACGACGGCACGGTCTACGTCTGGAAGGACGCGCGCCTGCGCGCCCTGGAGGCCCGCACGGGCGACGAGCGGTGGTCGTACCCCATCGGCGACGCGGCCTCCTGCGGCGGCGTCCCGGTGCGGCTCGCGCCCGCGCAGGACGGGTACGTGTACGTGTCCGCCGGGTCACGCGTCCTCGCGATCGACGTCGCGGCCGGTCACGTCCGGTGGCACTTCGAGGCACCCGCCGCGTTCCTGTGTCCGCCCACGTTCGCGCCGGGACCCGCGGTCACCGGCGGTGGCGTGTACCTCGCGGACTACCTGGGCACGGTGTACGCCCTCGACGCCGCCGACGGCCGCGACCGCTGGCGCATCGCCACGGAGTCCCGGGCGTCGATCGAGCCCGTGCTCGTCGCCGACGGCCACGTCCACGTGGGCAGCGGCAAGGGGCTCTACACGCTTGACGCGGTCACGGGGACGCCGAAGTGGCGTTTCCAGGCCGGCGGCGAGGTCGTCGGCGCGCCCGTCGTGGCCGACCGGCGGATCCACTTCGGGTCGACGGACCACCTGCTGTACACGCTGAAGGCGGACGACGGCCGCCTGCGCTGGAAGCTGGCCACGGGCGGCGAGATCACCGGGGCGCCTGTGGTGCGGGACGGCGTGGTGTACGCGTGCAGCAAGGACCGGTGTGTGTACGCGCTGGACGCGGAGCGGGGGACCGGCACCGCCCGGTCGTAG
- a CDS encoding enoyl-CoA hydratase/isomerase family protein, which translates to MSLRTAFDKDTGVAVVTLDRPARHNAIDPDTAAQLTATWREFRFDDTVRAIVLTGSGEKAFCTGIDRDTDVPQPDSPYSMDDPLLSIGPKANDLWKPVIAAVNGMACGGAFYLLGEAEFVIAAEHATFFDPHTTYGMVSAYEAILMAQRMPFGEVARMSLMGTAERVSARRAYETGLVSELAPAAELLAAATRSAAVIASYPTEPVQGTVRALWSAKEATRTQALSQAPHLIALGNLPPERQAGLFTGRGRETGFRTR; encoded by the coding sequence ATGAGCCTGCGCACGGCGTTCGACAAGGACACGGGCGTGGCGGTCGTGACGCTCGACCGCCCAGCCCGCCACAACGCGATCGACCCCGACACGGCCGCCCAACTCACCGCAACATGGCGGGAGTTCCGCTTCGACGACACCGTGCGGGCGATCGTCCTCACCGGGTCCGGGGAGAAGGCGTTCTGCACCGGCATCGACCGTGACACGGACGTGCCGCAGCCCGACTCCCCCTACTCGATGGACGACCCGCTCCTGTCCATCGGCCCCAAGGCCAACGACCTGTGGAAGCCGGTCATCGCCGCCGTCAACGGCATGGCGTGCGGGGGCGCCTTCTATCTCCTGGGCGAGGCGGAGTTCGTGATCGCCGCCGAGCACGCCACGTTCTTCGACCCGCACACCACGTACGGCATGGTCAGCGCGTACGAGGCGATCCTCATGGCACAAAGGATGCCGTTCGGCGAGGTCGCCAGGATGTCGCTGATGGGGACGGCCGAGAGGGTCTCCGCACGGAGGGCGTACGAGACGGGCCTGGTCTCCGAACTCGCGCCCGCGGCCGAGCTGTTGGCGGCGGCGACCAGATCGGCGGCGGTCATCGCGTCCTACCCGACCGAGCCGGTCCAGGGCACGGTACGCGCACTGTGGTCGGCGAAGGAGGCGACCCGCACCCAGGCCCTGTCCCAGGCCCCGCACCTCATCGCCCTGGGCAACCTGCCTCCCGAGCGGCAGGCGGGGCTGTTCACGGGGCGGGGGCGCGAAACCGGCTTCCGGACCAGGTAG
- a CDS encoding nitroreductase family deazaflavin-dependent oxidoreductase has protein sequence MPPGVRLMQKMSSTRTFARIAPHFIPAMDRTVHRLTRGKVLLSAKMLPGVILTVRGAKSGLARRTPLACMPEEKGSWILIGSNFGRPGHPAWTGNLIAHPDADVNWQGADIPVRARLLAGEERAAAWDAVLKFWPPYATYQSRIEREIRLFRLERRAE, from the coding sequence ATGCCGCCCGGTGTCCGTCTGATGCAGAAGATGTCGTCCACCCGGACCTTCGCGAGGATCGCCCCGCACTTCATCCCCGCGATGGACCGCACGGTGCACCGCCTCACGCGCGGCAAGGTGCTGCTCAGCGCGAAGATGCTGCCGGGGGTGATCCTGACGGTGCGCGGCGCCAAGAGCGGTCTTGCGCGGCGCACTCCCCTGGCCTGTATGCCGGAGGAGAAGGGGAGTTGGATCCTCATCGGCTCCAACTTCGGGCGCCCGGGACACCCCGCCTGGACCGGCAACCTCATCGCCCATCCGGATGCCGACGTCAACTGGCAGGGTGCGGACATTCCGGTCAGGGCGCGGCTGTTGGCGGGGGAGGAGCGGGCCGCGGCATGGGATGCGGTGCTGAAGTTCTGGCCGCCGTACGCGACGTATCAGTCCCGCATAGAGCGGGAGATCCGCCTGTTCCGCCTGGAGCGGCGCGCGGAGTAG
- a CDS encoding Zn-ribbon domain-containing OB-fold protein — translation MADATTEPLLSPTIDTDGAPFWEYAAQGELRIQACTACGELRWPPRPCCPHCQSFDSEWRRMSGRGRIWSYVRPHPPLLPAYAADAPYNAIIVELAEAPRIRLVGNLVAAPDAPLNSVDPDRLRIGAKVQVAFTDVNGIAMPRWLLERP, via the coding sequence ATGGCAGACGCGACCACCGAGCCCCTGCTGTCCCCCACGATTGACACAGACGGTGCCCCGTTCTGGGAGTACGCAGCCCAGGGCGAACTCCGCATACAAGCCTGCACCGCCTGCGGCGAGCTCCGGTGGCCGCCCAGGCCCTGCTGCCCCCACTGCCAGTCCTTCGACAGCGAGTGGCGCCGCATGAGCGGCAGGGGCCGCATCTGGTCCTACGTAAGGCCGCACCCACCCCTGCTCCCCGCGTACGCGGCAGACGCCCCGTACAACGCGATCATCGTCGAACTGGCCGAAGCCCCCCGCATCCGCCTGGTCGGCAACCTCGTCGCCGCCCCGGACGCGCCCCTGAACTCCGTCGACCCCGACCGCCTCCGCATCGGCGCGAAGGTGCAGGTCGCGTTCACCGACGTGAACGGGATCGCGATGCCCCGCTGGCTCCTGGAGCGGCCATGA
- a CDS encoding TetR family transcriptional regulator: protein MTGQVRTVDGRVAGRRGQATRQKLLDCLSEMLSSSPYRDVKVIDVARKAGTSPATFYQYFPDVEGAVLEIAEQMAAEGAELTQLLDGRSWVGKAGWQTAQELVDGFLDFWRKNDAILRVVDLGAAEGDKRFYKLRMKILNSVNNSLTDTVKELQAKGKVDKDVNPAAMAGSLVAMLAAVASHQRGFQSWGVKQTELKPNLALLVHLGVTGKKPTK, encoded by the coding sequence ATGACAGGACAGGTACGTACCGTCGACGGCCGCGTGGCCGGTCGGCGCGGTCAGGCGACGCGTCAGAAGCTGCTCGACTGCCTCAGCGAGATGCTCAGCTCCTCGCCCTACCGGGACGTCAAAGTCATCGACGTCGCCCGGAAGGCGGGGACTTCACCCGCGACCTTCTATCAGTACTTCCCGGACGTCGAGGGCGCCGTCCTGGAGATCGCCGAGCAAATGGCCGCGGAGGGCGCTGAGTTGACCCAGCTCCTCGACGGCCGCTCATGGGTCGGCAAGGCGGGGTGGCAGACCGCACAGGAACTGGTCGACGGCTTCCTCGACTTCTGGCGGAAGAACGACGCGATCCTCCGGGTCGTCGATCTGGGCGCCGCGGAAGGTGACAAACGCTTCTACAAACTCCGCATGAAGATCCTGAACTCGGTCAACAACTCCCTTACGGACACGGTCAAGGAGCTCCAGGCCAAGGGCAAGGTCGACAAGGACGTCAACCCTGCGGCGATGGCCGGCTCCCTCGTGGCGATGCTCGCCGCGGTCGCCTCGCACCAGCGCGGCTTCCAGTCGTGGGGCGTCAAGCAGACCGAACTGAAGCCGAACCTCGCACTGTTGGTGCATCTGGGCGTAACAGGCAAGAAGCCGACGAAGTAG
- a CDS encoding acyl-CoA dehydrogenase family protein yields the protein MDAAFTAEQEEIRRTLRELVTKRCGQGEVKAAVRTPAGYDAALWSALAEQLGLPGIAIPETYGGVGCGPAELALSSEELGRALAPSPLFATAALVVPLLERLGTDEQRSELLPRIAAGGLTAALAVPGTGLATALGLVGDNLGDWSGGGRAGGVQAKLSDGVWRLYGQAEQVLDGHSAGLLVVAAHTGGFARSRTLLYLVRESAAGLVRTRQTSLDETRPQARVELRDVEAELLGDADDADVPGALAAAGDTAATVLAAEAVGAADRALERTVEYVKQREQFGRAIGSFQAVKHRLADVYVQVQAARSAAYYAAWAAGAGSEQAGGLALAQSLDALRTAASEAVQLHGGIGFTWEHEAHLYFKRASSDELLFGPVHRLRARAAERAELFTTVTAPEPAAQLKAAV from the coding sequence ATGGACGCCGCCTTCACCGCGGAGCAGGAAGAAATCCGCCGCACGCTTCGTGAGCTCGTCACCAAACGCTGCGGTCAGGGCGAGGTGAAGGCCGCGGTCCGCACCCCCGCCGGATACGACGCGGCCCTCTGGTCCGCCCTCGCCGAACAGCTCGGCCTGCCCGGCATCGCCATCCCCGAGACGTACGGGGGCGTGGGGTGCGGCCCGGCGGAGCTCGCCCTCAGCAGCGAGGAGCTCGGCCGGGCCCTCGCCCCCTCGCCCCTCTTCGCCACCGCGGCCCTTGTCGTCCCGCTCCTTGAGCGCCTGGGCACCGACGAGCAGCGGTCGGAGCTGCTGCCCCGCATCGCGGCGGGCGGTCTGACCGCCGCACTCGCCGTGCCCGGCACCGGGCTCGCCACCGCGCTCGGCCTCGTCGGGGACAACCTCGGCGACTGGTCGGGCGGCGGCCGTGCGGGCGGCGTGCAGGCCAAGCTCTCGGACGGCGTCTGGCGGCTCTACGGCCAGGCCGAGCAGGTCCTGGACGGGCACAGCGCGGGGCTGCTCGTCGTCGCCGCGCACACGGGGGGCTTCGCCCGTTCCCGTACGCTCCTCTATCTCGTGCGCGAGAGCGCCGCGGGGCTCGTACGGACCCGGCAGACCTCCCTCGACGAGACCCGGCCGCAGGCCCGCGTCGAACTGCGCGACGTGGAAGCGGAGTTGCTCGGCGACGCCGACGACGCCGATGTGCCGGGCGCGCTGGCCGCGGCCGGTGACACCGCCGCCACCGTGCTCGCCGCGGAAGCAGTGGGCGCGGCGGACCGGGCGCTGGAGCGGACCGTCGAATACGTCAAGCAGCGCGAGCAGTTCGGGCGGGCGATCGGGTCGTTCCAGGCCGTCAAGCACCGGCTCGCGGATGTGTATGTGCAGGTGCAGGCCGCGCGGTCGGCGGCGTACTACGCGGCGTGGGCCGCGGGGGCAGGCTCCGAACAGGCGGGAGGGCTCGCGCTCGCGCAGTCGCTGGACGCGCTGCGGACCGCCGCCTCCGAGGCTGTGCAGCTGCACGGCGGCATCGGGTTCACCTGGGAGCACGAGGCGCATCTGTACTTCAAGCGGGCGTCGAGCGACGAGCTGCTCTTCGGGCCCGTGCACCGGCTGCGGGCGCGCGCGGCGGAACGGGCGGAGCTGTTCACCACGGTGACGGCACCGGAGCCCGCTGCCCAGCTGAAGGCGGCCGTCTGA